The Gossypium hirsutum isolate 1008001.06 chromosome D06, Gossypium_hirsutum_v2.1, whole genome shotgun sequence genome contains the following window.
ACTGAGATGCTGTAACATGTGAGGTGCTTTCAACCATGCCAGAGCCTGCACACATCCAATTCGACCAGTACTAGCTGCAAAGACAGTCCTCGAGAAATATCCATTTCTACTACCTGAATTCATGTTTATAATCAAAACAGGGGAACTCAGACACAGAGAAGAGTTAAAAAGCAAGCCAAAAAGAGCCATCATTTCTCCTTTTCACGGCCCTGTAAACTTCATTCTGTTCTTACTTACATCAAGCGGCTAAAAAGCACAAATGTTAAACAAATCTAGTAACAGCATTTGTAATATATTAATTACTACTTGAAATTATTTCATCTGTCATGATAAGCTTTGAAAAACCCCATGTCTCTTGCACAATAAGGACTATGAAATATATCATATTCAGGCAGGATGGTAAGTAAAAGAAGTTCAGAGGAATCTTACCAGGATTAGGAAAAAATCTTCTACGATCATTTGAGCAAGGCACGAAAAGGGCATTCTCTGGATTGAATATAGCTTGGCATACCAAGAAAAACCACTCCCTCAATACACCAGGGCCAGTAGCTTCTTCATTTTTAAATTCCATGAATAGACCAGCATGCAGTGATTCAGGGTCAGCATGAGCAATGTACTCAAATGATTCTGACAATAACTGAGACCTGTCAATGAGCATCTCATGTAATTCCTCGTAATCTTCTTTTACCTCAGGAAACATCATCATGGCCAAATGCCTTCTGGATTCAAAATCAGTGACATCCTTGTGCTCAAGTAGCCACCGGTTATCTTCATTTCGCTTTGCAAACCTAATAATTAAGGCACATAATGAAGATTTTCTATTCCTCAAAAGCATCCAAAACTGCTCTTCAGCTCCCTGATAAAGTTTTGAGATGCCATTCAGTTCCTTCAAAATGGCAAGATACTGAGACCACTCTGAACTAAGATATTCACCTTCACTGCTTCCAGTTGCGGTTAAGTTTTCCTCCACTCTGATAAGGCAATTTTCCATTTTACCCAACAAATCATTAAATATAGTATGAAGAAACTCAACTGCTTCCCCATAAGGAGGATTGCTATTATCCTTCTTTTTCCACTTAACTGATATGGGAATCCGGAACGCCACTCTCTCAAGAATGGTAGACCGCAAAGGGTTCAAGAATGCTGTGAAATCCCTCACATCACTCGATAATGGTTCCCCACTACTGGTAGAATCTACACTGGATTCCAAGTTCTTAGATATCTTATCAGCCAACTCACTAACAAAGGGGAAAATATCTTGTATGACAATCAACCCTTTAACCTCTGGCAGCATTAAACCCCTGGAAGTGCCAACACTTTCCAACAACATCCCAAGTGCACTCCGGCACGCCTCATACAAACTATCTTCGTTAACAACCTTCCTTAGTAGCTTGCAGAACTCTAATAGTATAGGTGCACAATAAGAATGCAAATGTTTTGGTAATGCACTCCTATATTGAGTTAATATATGTCTTATTGAATCATCAGCACACATCTTATTCTTTTTAATAGGAGACATATAAAGCATTACCAAAGCGGCAGGAGCCGAAGATGCCATAAATATCTGCAAGTGAGCAGGGCCGGAGTCATTATTTTCCTTTGGAGCAATTGTAAAAAAGTTGGTCAGGCAGTCTTTGATGTGTTTGGTCGGGGAAGAGGGTGTTTCTCCTCGGCAAAGGCGGCAAATAACGGAGATCATGTCGTCCATGACCTGCCAGGTTTGTGGGTGGTCCGTCGACCGCATACGGCCAACGAGTTGGAGTCCGGCGTCGTTTTGGATGGAACAATCAGCTAGGGATTGCTCCCACTGGAGTTGTTTCCCGCGATAAATTAAACGCTGTTCCATCACCGGAATTCCGGTCATCACCTGAATCCTTTCGTGTAGGGATTTCACGGTGTCCTCCGAATTAGCCTGGACGACAATGGTGTTCCCTTCGGAGATCATCCGGATGAAGAATTGGAGGCGGGAAGAGGAACACGAGGAGGAGGAGGACGGAACATCGGAGGAGGAAGGGAGAGAATCGACGAGGGAGGCGGTGAAAGAGGAAGCGGGCGCTTTGGACGAGTGATGAACGGCCGTAATCGGATAAGCGCCTTGATGGGTATGATCGTCTTTTCGCATCCTGACGGGGACTAAAGGATCCTCCTCGTCGAAAGAAAAGGCATAATCGTCAAACTTACGCTTAGAGGAAAGGCGGTGATCGTAGCCGTTGGAGAGTTGATCAACGGCGGCGGATTGGAAAAGAGACATTGGACGGTGGAAGCCCCCAGCCTGCTGCGGTGGGGGAGAGCACATAGAGAGAGATATATgggtaaaaacaaaaaaacaaaaaagaaacccTCGAACCAAAACAGATGAAAAACCCTTACCCTTCTGCTTTTGTAAAGATTGAATAAAGGAGATTAAAAGGGAAAGCAATTGAATGCCAATGATCCTCTCTCTCGTTCGCCTATACCACTTGCTTACATACAGCCGTCATCACCTAAGCTGCAAAGGCTGTTATTTTAcgctatatatttttttatttttctttattacttAAATTACCAAAAATGTATTGCAGTGAATTATCCGATGTGGACGGTTGCACCGTTTTTATTTGTGATCTTTTTCAAGATATTTACCTCACCGAGTTCAGTAGttaatcttttacaaattttttcatttttaattttaaatataaatattttttatttatcttcaatattataatacaaaatataaatttgtatttATCTTACATCTATTATTCCAAATTAACTCTTGGTTGcggttttttttcaattttattgttttattttaaaatattagtcATGTGAGATTTGTCAATATAAAATTGTCGCCAAATCACCATATCTATTAAAAATCGTTCTCAAAAAGTTTTACCATGATAaataatattgatgatgataAATTCGAGACTTAATGTAGTAGGTCTCTTGGGACTAATgatattttttctaaattattcctggattataataatgttttgaattattacataaattattatgaataatatttttagtaaGAATGGAGGAaagctttaatttttaaaaaacgtACCCTTTGAATTAGTCGGCAGCAAAATTGTAACTTTGTagaccctttttttatttattttatataaacaaGCAATTCCTGCCTGGTTTCCTTGCAGTTTCCCTAAACCGAGTggattgcttttctttttcttattttacccttatttcttGGAAAAAGAGAGATGAGATGAGTGAGCTAAGGAGGGCGTAGTGACCGGTTACTTGTCCCATGCCATTGATTATTTCACCTTCAAAGACTCTAAAATTGCAGCATACAAAGTCAAATGTCCCAAAGCGACTTAGCAGCTAAGTAGTTCGATATCAGTTCGGCTTTTCACTAGTAATCATGGCCAACATGATTACATACACACACAACATATAAAAAGCTATTTTACGTAGGAAACTGCTTTTGGAACATAGTGACATGTCTTTCTAAGATTTGTGATCACATGGGTTAGGGTTTCTTTGGTAATATTTctatttagttcaaaattcaattgTTTACTTTGAAGTTTGGTCCTTCATGATACTTGATTTTGGTTCTGGTCATTGTTTACCGAGTACAAAAATGCTGCATTAACAGATAagcatatctatatatattaataagGTCTGAAATTTTATCTAACATCAATCCTTCTGCTTTAAACAACAGTATTTCACCCAAAAAACACCCAGCAAAACATGCTGCGGAAAAATATAACAGAGCCAGAAACTCGGGAGCAAAAGTAAAAGAAAGCAATCTGATTGATTACTACTACCTAGCTTTGAGTTGCATTAATTCTAGAACCCTAAGAGAATTGGAACTCAGCCTTGTCTTTCTTCGAATAGCATGTCATCACTTCCTCGTTCAAAAAGCAGTCAAACTCTACACGGTACCGGAGTGAAAGAAATGACAGATGCGCTTTcaagaatgtttttgaattgCCTTTGGAGGTGATATGAGAATTACAGACTTTTAGCTGGTAAGAAACCAAGATAGGACTTTTGGTACCTTCCACTCCAGAAGACCAGTGCACATTCTGATAGATATTTAAATTTAGTTAGAGTTGATGAGGTTTGAAGAGAATGCTTAAGCCATATCATATTAATTCAACTACCAAAACCATCGAAACTAGGACAGAAAACTGAACTTGTCTATGCAACTATGAGTCGGATCACAAACAGCAAAAAAGTTCTTGAACTCGAAATATCAGGTTTAGCATAGATACTCAACCAGGATCACAATGTTATCCTGATTCCATACTTGCAAGCACATCAACAATCAGAAAGAAACTATGTATATATTTGTGACATTACAAAAACCATTAAGTCAGCTTGCTTTCAAGgattttgttaaaatatataaCAAGGTAAAATCAACAGGACTCAGAAGAAAATTAAATGGCTAGAATGGAGACCTTGATGTTTCAATAGAGTTGATGAGTAACTTACTAAATTGCACCCTTATGACAAGTTCATCTAGGAACCAAGGGCCAACAATCCTGCAGCAACTCATGCACATAAGTGTCTATAGTAAATAAACAATTTTAACTCCGGCATCGAATATAAAGCAAACATGCAACAGTCAAGAATTAATATCAACCAGCAGTGTGGAAATCATGGTACATTTGCTATTCCTGCTtacctttttccttctttttcccaCTTGACTATAACACTAATTTGAACCCCTCTGATAGGAAATCATCCCTGAAAAAATCCAGAAAACATCCATGAGAATAAGTTGCACCAAAGCAATCATACTGCCATTAATATACAACTACTTGCATGCCGGAGCACTATTTGTTCATACTTCAGCATGCCAATGGTAAAGCCTTACTGCCTTCATAAGGCTTCACTGTTTTAGGTTCAAACCAACAGGGTTATTGAATTTTCATAAAACAGCATCTCCTATGATAAGAAACTTAGATTGGCCTTTTTCCATTTAACTGAAAGCTTTAACCCCTACTGTAAATCATCAAATGATATGTTATTGTCAACAAGTAGATGCTGGAGAAGGGGCAAGGTGAGACTTGCTTACATCTTTTTAGGTTCCCTATTATCCTCTCCATTTTGCTGCCTTCTCTTGACATTAAGTGAAACAAGGCTTTGCAAGCAAACCTCAGTTTCATAGGAAAAGGGCATACCAGGGACCCAGACATCATCAGCTTTCTTCTTTTCCAAATCATACCAGAAAAGATTTATCTTATCATGTTCCAACAAAACTTGATTACCACACCTAGAGTAAGCCAGAGGTTTGAGAAACCTCAATGAACCAATCACATCTTCACTTACAAGAGAAAATAGTATAGTCCAAGACTCCTTCACCCCATATTCCTTCATCACCCAAAGATCAACTCGAGCATCACCATGATTAGCTACCACACATAAACATCCTCCCAATACTCCAACATTCAATTGATATATCATTCTTTCGTACTCCGGTTGAGGCACTTCCCTGAAACTTTCAGTAGCTAAATCCAACGCAACAATCGTATTTTCCTCCGAAAGATCAAGTTTTTGAGTGAGAACCCAGTGTAAAGCACCACTAGCAAAAACCCCATTGGCTACAGGGAAAGAAGAAACACAAGGGATATCTTGAATTTTCCTCCACCTATTTCTCTTCAAGCTGCATACTTTAACCTCCGATTCCAAAGGCTTACCATCAGCCCCACCCAGCTGAATAATTTTAACCACCTTGTAATCATCGGCAATCGGGTCGTGCCCGAATCCGCAGACGTAACCCTTGCAAGAATTGAGAAAAGGTAAAACTTGGTACTTCCTAGTGGAAGGGTTCCAAATAGCCATGTCTTCAACTATGTTACGGATACAGAGCAAGCCGTTGCAAGAACCCTGGATCTCGACGCCATGGTTGTAGCTCATCAAAGGGTGTTCCAGCTTGGCGAAAGGGCCGAGGGAGGCGAGATCGGCGGTGTGAAGATCGGTGTTTTTGAGGATGAGGGTGTGGTTAGTGCGGGAGTCGAGGGAGTGGCGGAGGTGCAGATTGATGAAATCGGGATCGTCGATCAAAGATCGCCACAGCTTGGAAACGCATCGCAAGCATAGAAGATGCTTAACGGGTAAACGGCTGAGGATGTCGACGATTAAGTCGAGTGAGAGATTTGCCTTCATTTCCTTGTTCGGCTTCAGTTCCAGAGAGTCAGACTGGTAGGAATGAAGGAAAAGGGATAATAGTTTTAACTTTCTTTGTCCCCGGTTTACACGGTAAGAAACTAAGGTCTCATGAACTATGGTCCATTACCAatgccattttttatttttaaggctGCCAAACTAAACTTCTTCTAATTTTGatcactttcttttattttagttattcaaGGTTAAACCTCTAATAGTGGGTTATTGATTAATACACCCCATTTCATTTTAATCATTCAATTtttaatctattattattttggtcacccaaaaaatattattttttaagtattgattgaagtaaaagaaaattaaagatgATTAAGGTTGCATttgtgtaacaccctacacccggTTCAGTCACCTAACCTAGCTATAAGGCATTACGacaataatttttagaaaattttcataatttcaatcaaACTCaaccaaataattcaaattaaatcaTCTAGATGCTTTTCAatcaattttaaacttaattCAAGCTTAcagaacatttaaaacaaattggGATCAAATCTGAATTAGATTGAAACTTTTACGAAATTTTGAGTGAAAAGTGTAAACAGAGGTTATACGGCCATGTGAAAAATCCTACACTTAAGAATcactaagacacacggccgtgtgacaaccTATGTCCTAGGCCATATGCACCTAAATTGACTTCTAAAACAAGCCAAAACATTACTCATTCCTTAAGTGCCAAGCCAAACAAATATCAATTATTCTCATACCTTCAAAATACATTCAATTTACACATGTACCTACCTTATAAACCAATCAAACATATCTATATATCTATTTCATACACATCCAATGAACCAAATATCAAACTACTACCATAAGGCATATAGTAAATGGTTAAAAACACTTATATAGACATACCATTGCCATCACACACCACAATCAACCAAAATTCTAATTAAGATACACATCAATAAACATAACCAATACTTCAATTGATGCAAAACATATCCATAATGCTTATAACATATAGATATACCAAAATcatatttacatgccacttataatcgGACCAAAGTGAACCATTAGTTACCAATTAAGTTGccggatagtgtgatctccaaaagCAATCCAATCGACAACTCGTATCCGACGATCTATAAGGAAGAAGAACCAACACGAGGTAAGCTTACGTAAAGCCTAGTAAGTTCgtaataaacttaaattttaacttaCCAAAAAGGatgtaatttaaacattttacaagATAATTCAATATCATGGTCATGAGTTCATTCACTACCTATACACATCGTAAGTCTCGCAAGGTTAGTGAGTTCACATATACAAAACTTATAACCTtttcatgttataaaacatatacaagtaaacacattagacatatcatttattcaacatctattcatttaacatttcacaTGTTATAAAACGTGTACAAGTAAACACATTAGATATACCATTCATTCAACAtctattaatttaacatttcccATTTCCCATTTCAAGCGTTCATTTCAAATGTCCCATTTTATATAtctatccatataaacatttcgTATAAACACTTTATATAATTATTTCCATATAACcgattcatataatcatttcatatattctttttatatataaccATTTCGAATAGCTATCTCATGTAACCAtttcatattacacatttaacacataatcATTTTGTAAATCATTTTGTAAATCACATTTCGTTTCaataattcatatcaatttctCTATACAATATCTCATTCcatataactattttttatacccatttcattttatacatttaacattcatcaATAACCTATGAAATTGAAAACATCTATCTCATATATTATATAATGTATTTAACATCCTATACATATTACCTAATAAACAATTGTACAAAGGATGCTATAGCGTCTTACAGTTACGGTCTTACACACTTCCGATATgatgtcatagtgtctttcaactatgatATTATCCATTTCCGTCATGTTACCAtaatgtctttcaactatggtcttacacgttgaATCGTGATGCCATA
Protein-coding sequences here:
- the LOC107961932 gene encoding E3 ubiquitin-protein ligase UPL5 isoform X2 gives rise to the protein MSLFQSAAVDQLSNGYDHRLSSKRKFDDYAFSFDEEDPLVPVRMRKDDHTHQGAYPITAVHHSSKAPASSFTASLVDSLPSSSDVPSSSSSCSSSRLQFFIRMISEGNTIVVQANSEDTVKSLHERIQVMTGIPVMEQRLIYRGKQLQWEQSLADCSIQNDAGLQLVGRMRSTDHPQTWQVMDDMISVICRLCRGETPSSPTKHIKDCLTNFFTIAPKENNDSGPAHLQIFMASSAPAALVMLYMSPIKKNKMCADDSIRHILTQYRSALPKHLHSYCAPILLEFCKLLRKVVNEDSLYEACRSALGMLLESVGTSRGLMLPEVKGLIVIQDIFPFVSELADKISKNLESSVDSTSSGEPLSSDVRDFTAFLNPLRSTILERVAFRIPISVKWKKKDNSNPPYGEAVEFLHTIFNDLLGKMENCLIRVEENLTATGSSEGEYLSSEWSQYLAILKELNGISKLYQGAEEQFWMLLRNRKSSLCALIIRFAKRNEDNRWLLEHKDVTDFESRRHLAMMMFPEVKEDYEELHEMLIDRSQLLSESFEYIAHADPESLHAGLFMEFKNEEATGPGVLREWFFLVCQAIFNPENALFVPCSNDRRRFFPNPASRVDPLHLEYFRFAGRVIALALMHKVQVGVVFDRVFFQQLAGMHISLEDIRETDPCLYSSCKKILEMDAEFIDSDALGLTFVREVEELGSRRLVELVAGGKNIVVNSKNRQEYVNLLIRDRFVTSISEQVDHFSQGFGHILSNSRLQKFFFQSLELEDLDWMLYGSESPICIEDWKAHTEYNGYTENDPQITWFWEIVREMSAEQRKVLLFFWTSLKHLPVEGFQGLASQLYIYKSSEPHERLPSSHTCFYRLCFPPYTSRAEMQKRLNVVTQEHVGCSFGTW
- the LOC107961932 gene encoding E3 ubiquitin-protein ligase UPL5 isoform X1, yielding MCSPPPQQAGGFHRPMSLFQSAAVDQLSNGYDHRLSSKRKFDDYAFSFDEEDPLVPVRMRKDDHTHQGAYPITAVHHSSKAPASSFTASLVDSLPSSSDVPSSSSSCSSSRLQFFIRMISEGNTIVVQANSEDTVKSLHERIQVMTGIPVMEQRLIYRGKQLQWEQSLADCSIQNDAGLQLVGRMRSTDHPQTWQVMDDMISVICRLCRGETPSSPTKHIKDCLTNFFTIAPKENNDSGPAHLQIFMASSAPAALVMLYMSPIKKNKMCADDSIRHILTQYRSALPKHLHSYCAPILLEFCKLLRKVVNEDSLYEACRSALGMLLESVGTSRGLMLPEVKGLIVIQDIFPFVSELADKISKNLESSVDSTSSGEPLSSDVRDFTAFLNPLRSTILERVAFRIPISVKWKKKDNSNPPYGEAVEFLHTIFNDLLGKMENCLIRVEENLTATGSSEGEYLSSEWSQYLAILKELNGISKLYQGAEEQFWMLLRNRKSSLCALIIRFAKRNEDNRWLLEHKDVTDFESRRHLAMMMFPEVKEDYEELHEMLIDRSQLLSESFEYIAHADPESLHAGLFMEFKNEEATGPGVLREWFFLVCQAIFNPENALFVPCSNDRRRFFPNPASRVDPLHLEYFRFAGRVIALALMHKVQVGVVFDRVFFQQLAGMHISLEDIRETDPCLYSSCKKILEMDAEFIDSDALGLTFVREVEELGSRRLVELVAGGKNIVVNSKNRQEYVNLLIRDRFVTSISEQVDHFSQGFGHILSNSRLQKFFFQSLELEDLDWMLYGSESPICIEDWKAHTEYNGYTENDPQITWFWEIVREMSAEQRKVLLFFWTSLKHLPVEGFQGLASQLYIYKSSEPHERLPSSHTCFYRLCFPPYTSRAEMQKRLNVVTQEHVGCSFGTW
- the LOC107910079 gene encoding F-box protein CPR1, with the translated sequence MKANLSLDLIVDILSRLPVKHLLCLRCVSKLWRSLIDDPDFINLHLRHSLDSRTNHTLILKNTDLHTADLASLGPFAKLEHPLMSYNHGVEIQGSCNGLLCIRNIVEDMAIWNPSTRKYQVLPFLNSCKGYVCGFGHDPIADDYKVVKIIQLGGADGKPLESEVKVCSLKRNRWRKIQDIPCVSSFPVANGVFASGALHWVLTQKLDLSEENTIVALDLATESFREVPQPEYERMIYQLNVGVLGGCLCVVANHGDARVDLWVMKEYGVKESWTILFSLVSEDVIGSLRFLKPLAYSRCGNQVLLEHDKINLFWYDLEKKKADDVWVPGMPFSYETEVCLQSLVSLNVKRRQQNGEDNREPKKMDDFLSEGFKLVL